In Bacteroidales bacterium, the following are encoded in one genomic region:
- a CDS encoding saccharopine dehydrogenase NADP-binding domain-containing protein — protein MKNILILGAGLSASTMIRYLLESGKTNGWTVTITSRSIQKSQEKIGHYSNGIPETYEIGDDKKLQELISKADVVVSMLPARYHPIVARHCLSMKKHLFTTSYVSPEMLALDQEARSKGLLFLNECGVDPGIDHMSAMKKIHEIRNKGGKVIGFMSNTGGLIAPEYDNNPWHYKFTWNPRNVVLAGQAGGRYLWHGEYKYIPYHRLFERIEITEVLDYGKFEIYANRDSLNYISVYGLEGIETIFRGTFRRPGYCEAWNKFVQLGITDDSYEIENPDKLTYRSFIRAFLPYRSNLSVEDNFCQYLGINRESETYKKFEWLGIFEEKPVPTGCKTPAQILQALLEEKWKLEEHDLDMIVMQHTFDYVLDGKKKRELSSMVIIGRNTVDTAMSITVGMPLAIAIELFLTNKIQATGVKIPVTPDLYEPILERLVDWNVRFIDEEVPYQD, from the coding sequence ATGAAAAATATTTTAATTTTAGGTGCAGGACTTTCTGCAAGTACCATGATCAGATATTTGCTCGAATCAGGTAAAACAAATGGGTGGACAGTAACAATCACGAGTCGTAGCATTCAGAAATCTCAAGAAAAAATTGGTCATTATAGTAATGGTATACCTGAAACGTATGAAATAGGTGACGACAAAAAATTACAAGAGTTAATATCAAAAGCAGATGTAGTGGTTAGCATGTTACCTGCCAGGTATCATCCTATAGTTGCCAGGCACTGTTTATCTATGAAAAAACACCTTTTTACTACGTCTTACGTTTCACCCGAGATGCTTGCTTTGGATCAGGAAGCTAGATCTAAAGGTTTGCTCTTTTTGAATGAATGTGGAGTTGATCCTGGTATTGATCATATGTCGGCTATGAAGAAGATTCATGAAATACGAAACAAAGGTGGTAAGGTGATAGGTTTCATGTCCAATACTGGTGGCTTAATTGCTCCTGAGTACGACAATAACCCATGGCATTACAAGTTCACTTGGAACCCCCGAAACGTAGTTCTTGCCGGACAGGCTGGAGGACGTTATCTTTGGCATGGTGAATACAAATATATTCCGTATCATCGTTTATTCGAACGAATCGAAATAACAGAAGTGCTTGATTATGGTAAGTTTGAAATTTATGCCAATCGTGACTCGTTAAATTATATCTCGGTATATGGTCTTGAAGGTATTGAAACCATTTTTAGAGGAACTTTTCGTCGTCCTGGCTATTGCGAAGCATGGAATAAGTTTGTACAACTAGGAATTACTGACGATAGCTATGAAATCGAAAATCCTGATAAGTTGACTTATCGTTCTTTCATTAGAGCTTTTCTGCCTTATCGTTCTAATTTGAGTGTTGAAGATAATTTCTGTCAATACCTTGGCATCAACCGTGAAAGTGAAACATACAAAAAATTTGAATGGCTCGGTATCTTTGAAGAAAAACCAGTTCCAACCGGTTGTAAAACTCCTGCCCAAATTCTTCAAGCTCTGCTCGAAGAAAAATGGAAATTAGAAGAACATGATTTGGATATGATAGTTATGCAACATACATTTGACTACGTCCTCGATGGTAAAAAGAAACGTGAACTTTCTTCTATGGTGATTATAGGTCGGAACACAGTCGATACTGCCATGTCCATTACTGTTGGCATGCCTTTGGCTATAGCTATTGAACTATTCTTAACGAATAAGATCCAAGCAACTGGTGTTAAAATTCCTGTTACACCCGATTTATATGAACCAATTCTTGAAAGATTGGTAGATTGGAATGTTCGTTTTATTGATGAAGAAGTACCTTATCAGGACTGA
- a CDS encoding glycosyltransferase, whose protein sequence is MQHTSDFLKKSSSSKPLVFYLSYDGILDPVGRSQILPYLLELQRDLHFILVSYEKDFNSTSFHQMRTFLAQTSILWFPIKFDRKIPILSTLLNLIKGRKLTSYIFSRYPIAVAHARSYVAAWILYHFIRKYNTPFVFDMRGFWVDERIDGHIWKKNFFTNILYTYFKNLEQKFIHHSSHIISLTHVASQWMQKNWNVKHEKISVIPCCTSYISFDPSLINNEEANHLRDTLLIPERSFILGYIGSTGTWYLIDEMIDFFKELKKQRQDAYFLLVVNHIDHLVKQKILSENSIVLVERVPYHLIPMYIHLMDAVIMFIKPAFSKIASSPIKMAEAFAMNKPVIINQNIGDTKLIEEYQLGIIVKELSKDSYRDAAMKLIHSSFKDIRSISRTYFDITYGSKMYFRVYQSLMHQS, encoded by the coding sequence ATGCAACATACAAGCGACTTTTTAAAAAAGTCATCAAGTAGCAAACCTCTTGTCTTTTACCTTTCTTATGATGGAATACTAGATCCCGTCGGAAGATCTCAAATATTACCCTATCTTCTTGAATTACAGCGAGACTTACATTTTATTTTAGTGAGTTATGAAAAAGATTTTAATTCTACTTCTTTTCATCAAATGAGAACTTTTCTTGCTCAAACCTCAATTCTTTGGTTTCCAATTAAATTTGATCGAAAAATTCCAATCTTATCGACTTTGTTGAACCTCATTAAAGGGAGAAAACTTACAAGCTATATTTTTTCAAGATATCCTATAGCGGTTGCTCATGCAAGAAGTTATGTGGCTGCATGGATTTTATACCATTTTATTCGAAAATACAACACACCCTTTGTTTTTGATATGCGAGGCTTTTGGGTGGACGAACGCATTGACGGACACATTTGGAAAAAAAATTTTTTCACTAATATTCTTTACACATATTTTAAAAATCTCGAACAAAAATTTATTCACCATTCAAGTCATATCATTAGTCTTACACATGTTGCATCTCAATGGATGCAAAAAAACTGGAATGTCAAACATGAAAAAATCTCAGTAATACCCTGCTGTACTTCATATATTTCTTTTGACCCGAGTTTAATAAACAATGAAGAAGCAAATCATTTGCGTGATACTCTTTTAATTCCAGAGCGATCGTTCATTCTTGGCTACATCGGATCGACAGGAACATGGTACTTAATCGATGAAATGATTGATTTTTTCAAAGAATTAAAAAAACAACGACAAGATGCCTATTTTCTGTTGGTTGTTAATCACATTGATCATTTAGTTAAGCAGAAAATATTATCTGAAAATTCAATCGTTTTAGTTGAACGAGTTCCTTACCATCTCATTCCTATGTACATCCATTTGATGGACGCTGTCATTATGTTTATCAAACCAGCTTTTAGTAAAATTGCATCATCTCCCATCAAAATGGCAGAAGCTTTTGCTATGAACAAACCTGTCATCATTAATCAAAACATTGGCGACACAAAATTGATAGAAGAATACCAATTGGGAATAATAGTAAAAGAATTATCGAAAGACTCTTACAGAGATGCTGCCATGAAATTAATTCATTCTTCTTTTAAAGACATAAGATCTATTTCTCGTACCTATTTTGATATCACTTATGGTAGTAAAATGTATTTCAGAGTATATCAGTCTTTAATGCATCAGTCCTGA
- the folD gene encoding bifunctional methylenetetrahydrofolate dehydrogenase/methenyltetrahydrofolate cyclohydrolase FolD — MQLLDGKEVSLQIREKIKEEVARMIDLGLRPPHLAAILVGENPASKTYVSNKEKTAKEVGILSTIYKLPETTTEKELLEVIDFLNKDEEVDGFIVQLPLPAHLNEHQIIAAIDPEKDVDGFHPVNLGKMMLGQDTFLPATPMGILEMLKHYQIETEGKHCVVIGRSHIVGTPIALLMSRPTYPGNATVTICHSKTKNLKEITLQADILIVAMGKPLFITEEYVKKDSIIIDVGIHRIEDNTNPSGYKLVGDVDFSSVKDKVSWITPVPGGVGLTTVAALLINTLKARKKRMYEK; from the coding sequence ATGCAATTGCTAGACGGAAAAGAAGTAAGTCTTCAAATCAGAGAAAAAATCAAAGAAGAGGTTGCTCGAATGATTGATTTAGGCTTAAGACCTCCACACCTTGCTGCCATCTTAGTGGGAGAAAACCCTGCCAGTAAAACTTATGTCAGTAACAAAGAAAAAACTGCTAAAGAAGTCGGCATTTTATCAACTATTTATAAATTACCAGAAACAACAACTGAGAAAGAATTGCTTGAAGTTATTGATTTCCTAAACAAAGACGAAGAAGTAGACGGCTTTATTGTTCAACTGCCCCTTCCAGCACATCTGAATGAACATCAAATTATTGCTGCTATTGATCCAGAAAAAGATGTAGATGGTTTTCATCCGGTGAATCTTGGAAAAATGATGTTAGGACAAGATACGTTTCTCCCTGCCACACCCATGGGCATTCTCGAGATGCTAAAACATTACCAAATCGAAACTGAAGGCAAACACTGTGTAGTCATTGGAAGAAGTCATATTGTGGGCACACCCATAGCACTTCTCATGAGCCGACCCACTTATCCTGGAAATGCTACCGTAACTATTTGCCACTCGAAAACTAAAAATCTTAAAGAAATAACTCTTCAGGCCGATATTCTCATTGTTGCTATGGGTAAACCCTTATTTATTACTGAAGAATATGTGAAGAAAGACTCTATCATAATCGATGTAGGAATTCATAGAATAGAAGACAATACTAATCCTTCCGGCTATAAACTTGTTGGTGACGTGGATTTTTCTAGCGTCAAGGACAAGGTTTCTTGGATAACACCTGTACCTGGAGGGGTGGGCTTAACAACAGTCGCAGCTTTATTAATTAACACCCTCAAAGCAAGAAAAAAACGAATGTATGAAAAGTAA
- a CDS encoding N-acetyl sugar amidotransferase — protein sequence MAYQACKRCVMDNVVDPWIQFDADGFCNHCNNYLKNLSPFIRGTEPDLASFKLQIQKIKQSGKGKLYDCIIGVSGGLDSSYSAYLLHREGVRLLGVHIDNFWNSQQAEENLKKLSSLGIPIERYQVNWDEFKEFQLAFTRASVPEIETPTDIALQAILHEYAKKYNVKYIISGGNYGTEGIKPKHWHYYPKDWKYFKYIVKTFSNADPRKFPFFTLYDEFYYKFIKGIQYVYILNFIPYVKEKAIAELNEKLGWDYYGSKHNESTFTGFVQRYILPEKFKIDYRRATLSCQILYGITTGLKTLTRDEALEILSHSPYEGMNVDEEIEKICVKWNITRKEFDEMYNKPPKLYFDYPNNEKWIDFVYATYKRLFKKVIK from the coding sequence ATGGCATATCAAGCATGTAAACGTTGTGTCATGGATAATGTAGTTGATCCATGGATTCAATTCGACGCTGATGGTTTTTGTAACCATTGTAACAATTATCTTAAGAATCTTTCCCCTTTTATTCGTGGAACCGAACCAGATTTAGCTTCTTTTAAATTACAAATTCAAAAAATAAAACAATCTGGTAAAGGAAAACTATATGATTGCATCATAGGTGTAAGTGGAGGTTTGGATAGTTCTTATTCTGCCTATCTTCTCCATAGGGAAGGTGTACGACTGCTGGGTGTACATATTGACAATTTTTGGAATAGCCAACAAGCCGAAGAAAATCTAAAGAAGCTTTCCTCACTAGGAATACCCATTGAAAGGTATCAAGTCAACTGGGATGAATTCAAAGAGTTTCAACTTGCATTTACACGTGCTTCTGTACCAGAGATAGAAACTCCAACTGACATTGCTTTGCAAGCCATTCTCCATGAGTATGCAAAGAAATACAACGTAAAGTATATTATCAGTGGCGGCAATTATGGCACCGAAGGAATAAAACCAAAACATTGGCACTATTACCCCAAGGATTGGAAATATTTCAAATACATTGTCAAAACATTTTCTAATGCAGATCCTCGAAAATTCCCATTTTTTACCCTTTATGATGAATTTTATTATAAATTCATTAAGGGAATACAATACGTGTACATTCTGAACTTTATTCCATACGTGAAAGAAAAAGCTATTGCTGAACTTAACGAAAAACTTGGATGGGATTACTATGGAAGCAAGCACAATGAATCTACTTTCACAGGTTTTGTCCAACGATACATTTTACCAGAAAAATTCAAAATAGATTACCGACGTGCTACTCTCTCATGTCAGATTTTATATGGCATAACAACAGGACTAAAAACATTGACGCGTGACGAAGCTCTTGAAATACTTTCTCATTCTCCATATGAAGGAATGAACGTCGACGAAGAAATTGAAAAAATTTGTGTGAAATGGAATATCACTAGAAAAGAATTCGACGAAATGTACAACAAACCTCCGAAGCTTTATTTTGACTATCCTAACAACGAAAAATGGATTGACTTTGTTTATGCAACATACAAGCGACTTTTTAAAAAAGTCATCAAGTAG
- a CDS encoding lectin like domain-containing protein, which produces MKNIFCLALIFIFLSAKAQIEPQIAPVNPDYLEYLQNPGRFHGYIPPIKNLHLQPKFFSATKNLPSSYDLRTLGWVTSVKNQGNCGACWTFATCASIESFWLKSGLGAYNLSEDNINNCHGFDYPPCEGGNIYISFAYLARGGGVMLEADDPYMATPNPCPTNIYPVKYVTQGRYIPNDINAIKQAIYDYGALYTSYYHDDAYYNATSRTYYYNGSNPANHAVTLVGWDDNKVTAGGTGAWICKNSWGTSWGENGYFYISYNDSRINSEVGFFPGYYNYQTGDMIYTYAPFGNINDIGFNSNTGYGLAKFVANGNITIKAIGTFIASGGSYVSIEIYDQFNGTTLTGLIDTIGQKYCDYAGFRFFSLPNPISLSNNEDIYIKIKYLTPGYNYPIPVEQVYSGYASNVTLETGVNWVSSNGTTWQACGQGTSRQYDLTISLLASTAGPVITQWTSNKTFTCDGWIQFYDQSTNNPTNWLWDFGDGTFSTQQHPLHYYQINGTYTVKLKSWNSFGSDSLIRSNYITVNLPNPPSNVSGDTVCKGQQAILTANGNNLQWYNSLQGNPIAYGNTYITTPLLQSTTYYVSQKTLSPTYITGGDNRINSNGGFLNSSIAHYLVFNVYEPCLLYSVKVNAQTSGQRTFSLLNNLNQVVKDTTINLAAGIQEVVLNIPLQPGTRYKLRANSNCGLFRNNANCSYPYQIGSLISIDSSSATTNPTGYYYFFYDWKVYSYCESPRVPVQAIVRQSDITITPSGIQTLCWGDSMIIQLTGNAESVNWYPTGDTTQSITVNSPGTYYAIIDDGVCQVKTDSLILNMIAPPVAGFTFTIQGNTVQFTSTAQNFTGIKYDFGDGSYVYMANPYHNYQGPGPWNVVQYVWNSCDTATHSDTIYIPVLSFPEEKPIALIYPNPAFDHLFIISEEPLHSIKIFDFIGQEIKHYKFISTLNKINIDVSDLDPGTYLLYLNGKTKRYFIKTY; this is translated from the coding sequence ATGAAAAATATTTTCTGCCTTGCTTTAATTTTTATTTTTTTATCAGCAAAAGCACAAATAGAACCTCAAATTGCACCAGTTAATCCAGATTATCTTGAGTATCTTCAAAATCCTGGTCGATTTCATGGGTACATCCCACCTATCAAAAACTTACATCTTCAGCCCAAATTTTTTTCGGCAACAAAAAATTTACCTTCCTCGTATGATTTACGTACATTGGGATGGGTTACTTCGGTGAAAAATCAAGGCAATTGTGGAGCTTGCTGGACCTTTGCAACTTGTGCTTCCATTGAATCTTTTTGGTTAAAATCAGGCTTGGGAGCTTATAACCTATCAGAAGATAATATTAACAATTGCCATGGTTTTGATTATCCTCCTTGCGAAGGAGGTAATATTTATATATCTTTCGCTTACCTTGCAAGAGGCGGTGGTGTTATGCTTGAAGCAGATGATCCTTACATGGCAACTCCTAATCCTTGTCCTACAAATATTTATCCAGTCAAATATGTCACCCAAGGTAGATACATCCCAAACGATATCAATGCCATAAAACAAGCTATTTACGATTATGGTGCACTTTATACATCCTATTATCACGATGACGCTTACTATAACGCCACATCACGCACGTATTATTACAATGGAAGTAATCCCGCTAATCACGCTGTTACGTTGGTAGGGTGGGACGACAACAAAGTAACCGCTGGCGGTACAGGTGCATGGATCTGTAAAAACAGTTGGGGCACTTCTTGGGGAGAAAACGGATACTTTTACATAAGTTATAATGATTCTCGTATCAATAGCGAAGTTGGCTTTTTTCCTGGTTATTATAATTATCAAACTGGAGACATGATTTATACTTATGCTCCTTTTGGTAATATCAATGATATTGGATTTAATAGTAATACAGGTTATGGATTGGCAAAATTTGTTGCCAATGGAAACATAACCATAAAAGCAATAGGCACATTTATAGCATCTGGTGGCTCTTATGTTTCCATCGAAATTTACGATCAATTTAATGGAACAACTCTTACGGGCTTGATTGATACAATAGGTCAAAAGTATTGTGATTATGCTGGTTTTAGATTTTTTAGCCTTCCTAATCCTATTTCATTATCAAACAACGAAGACATATATATCAAGATCAAGTATCTGACCCCTGGATATAATTACCCCATTCCTGTAGAACAGGTATATTCAGGTTATGCAAGCAATGTCACGCTTGAAACTGGGGTAAACTGGGTCAGTTCCAATGGAACTACCTGGCAAGCTTGTGGCCAAGGAACATCGAGGCAATACGATCTCACCATTTCATTACTTGCTTCAACAGCAGGCCCTGTAATCACTCAATGGACAAGCAATAAAACTTTTACTTGCGACGGATGGATTCAATTTTACGATCAATCCACAAATAACCCTACCAATTGGCTCTGGGACTTCGGGGATGGTACTTTTTCAACACAACAACATCCTCTTCATTACTACCAAATCAATGGCACTTACACTGTCAAACTGAAGTCATGGAATTCTTTCGGTTCAGACAGCTTAATTCGCTCTAATTATATCACAGTTAACCTGCCCAATCCCCCATCTAATGTTTCCGGAGACACTGTATGTAAAGGACAGCAAGCTATTTTAACAGCAAATGGCAATAATCTTCAATGGTACAACAGCCTACAAGGTAACCCTATTGCATACGGAAATACCTACATAACCACTCCCTTACTTCAATCTACAACTTATTATGTATCTCAAAAAACTCTTTCCCCTACTTATATCACGGGAGGAGACAACAGAATCAACTCCAATGGAGGTTTTTTGAACTCTTCCATTGCTCATTATCTCGTTTTTAATGTTTATGAGCCATGTCTTCTATATTCAGTTAAGGTAAATGCTCAGACATCGGGACAACGTACTTTTTCGTTGCTTAACAACCTAAACCAAGTTGTTAAAGATACTACTATCAATTTAGCTGCAGGCATACAAGAAGTAGTTTTAAACATTCCTTTGCAACCAGGCACAAGATACAAACTCAGGGCTAATTCCAATTGCGGACTTTTTAGAAATAACGCTAATTGCTCTTATCCATATCAAATAGGTAGTCTCATAAGTATTGATAGCAGCAGCGCTACTACCAACCCCACAGGCTATTATTACTTTTTCTATGATTGGAAAGTCTATTCATATTGTGAAAGTCCACGTGTGCCTGTCCAGGCTATTGTTCGCCAAAGTGACATCACTATTACTCCTTCTGGCATCCAAACTCTGTGTTGGGGTGATAGCATGATCATACAGCTGACAGGTAATGCTGAGAGTGTAAATTGGTATCCGACTGGAGACACAACACAATCTATCACAGTTAATTCACCTGGTACATACTATGCTATAATCGACGATGGAGTTTGTCAGGTAAAAACAGATTCCCTTATCCTTAACATGATCGCACCTCCAGTCGCAGGCTTTACTTTCACCATTCAAGGAAATACTGTTCAATTCACTTCTACTGCTCAAAATTTCACTGGAATAAAGTATGACTTTGGTGATGGTTCATATGTATATATGGCTAATCCGTATCATAATTATCAAGGTCCTGGTCCATGGAACGTTGTTCAGTATGTATGGAACAGCTGTGACACGGCTACCCATTCTGATACTATCTACATTCCAGTTCTATCTTTCCCTGAAGAAAAGCCAATTGCATTAATTTATCCCAACCCTGCGTTTGATCATTTATTTATCATTAGTGAAGAACCTCTTCATTCAATAAAAATTTTCGATTTTATCGGGCAAGAAATTAAGCATTACAAGTTCATCTCAACTCTCAATAAAATAAACATTGATGTATCAGATCTTGATCCTGGAACATACTTACTTTATCTCAATGGAAAAACAAAGAGGTACTTTATAAAAACTTACTAA
- a CDS encoding glycosyltransferase produces MKEPVISVCMITYNHARFIREAIESILNQNINCDFELVIGEDLSTDGTREICEDYQSKHPEIIRLLPQKKRLGMSRNFFRTLLACRGKYIAICEGDDYWIDSSKLQKQFELMEKNSLYSMCFHNTIVIDEIHNHKKLFGSYRRRMYEGRDLLKEWLMATSAVFFRNVLKEPLPYFFYHATHPDLVLFLYVSDFGPIAYIDEIMSVYRIHHSGITKTSFENNLLHYVCHINQIKHMIGYWGEKYRPLLKKRMANYYISTSYLFIKEKRKEKAFFFLKKFLLTKKYTFNHFITLIKIFWFLLTKR; encoded by the coding sequence ATGAAAGAACCAGTCATTTCAGTTTGCATGATTACCTATAATCATGCAAGATTTATTAGAGAAGCTATAGAAAGTATTCTAAATCAAAACATCAATTGCGATTTCGAACTTGTCATAGGCGAGGATTTAAGTACAGATGGTACTCGTGAAATCTGTGAGGATTATCAATCTAAGCATCCTGAGATTATCCGTCTCCTTCCTCAGAAGAAGAGATTGGGGATGTCGAGAAATTTTTTTAGAACTTTGTTAGCATGTCGGGGTAAATACATTGCCATATGCGAAGGAGATGATTATTGGATTGATTCATCAAAATTGCAAAAGCAATTTGAATTGATGGAGAAAAACTCTTTGTATTCAATGTGTTTTCACAATACCATCGTCATAGATGAGATCCATAATCATAAAAAACTTTTTGGTTCTTACCGTCGACGCATGTATGAGGGAAGAGATTTGTTAAAAGAATGGTTGATGGCAACATCAGCGGTTTTTTTTAGAAATGTTTTAAAAGAGCCTTTGCCATATTTCTTCTATCATGCGACCCATCCTGACCTAGTATTATTTTTGTATGTTTCTGATTTTGGACCTATTGCATATATTGATGAAATTATGAGTGTCTATAGAATTCACCATAGTGGTATTACTAAAACCTCTTTCGAAAACAATTTATTGCATTATGTTTGTCACATTAATCAGATAAAACATATGATAGGCTATTGGGGTGAAAAATACAGGCCTTTGCTAAAAAAACGAATGGCAAATTATTATATTTCCACTTCTTATCTTTTCATCAAGGAAAAAAGAAAAGAAAAAGCATTTTTTTTCTTAAAGAAATTTTTATTAACGAAAAAATATACTTTTAATCATTTCATAACTTTGATCAAAATATTTTGGTTTTTACTAACAAAGAGATAA
- a CDS encoding 4-hydroxy-3-methylbut-2-enyl diphosphate reductase, whose translation MVIVDIDPAAGFCFGVTDAIVAAEKYLESHSYLYCLGEIVHNDEEIKHLTSKGLRIIDKKAFARLQNETVLIRAHGEPQETYKIALENNIKLLDLTCPIVKKLQQSVAQTYAKNQGNATIVIFGKSNHPEVISLKGQVPEGGVWVVETPDDVLSIPLNPPVYLFSQTTKSIEEYREVELMLRKSLISKNINPEHHLFVHHTICKIVARRANSLIDFVKKYDVILFVSGEHSSNGKQLYQKCIQHNPRSYFISSLAQIDLLIHELLTVNSIGITGATSTSFRQMQEVKNYLQRKLS comes from the coding sequence ATGGTAATCGTCGATATTGATCCAGCTGCAGGTTTTTGTTTTGGTGTGACGGATGCTATTGTTGCAGCCGAAAAATATCTCGAAAGTCATTCTTACCTTTATTGTTTAGGTGAAATTGTTCATAATGATGAAGAAATAAAGCACCTGACAAGCAAAGGACTTCGCATCATCGATAAAAAAGCTTTTGCACGCCTTCAAAACGAAACCGTACTTATTAGAGCACATGGTGAACCTCAAGAAACTTATAAGATAGCATTAGAAAACAACATTAAACTATTGGATTTAACTTGTCCAATTGTTAAGAAACTTCAGCAAAGTGTAGCTCAAACATACGCAAAAAATCAAGGCAATGCTACCATTGTCATATTTGGTAAATCAAATCATCCGGAAGTAATTAGCCTAAAAGGGCAAGTACCAGAAGGTGGTGTTTGGGTAGTGGAAACCCCAGATGATGTACTTTCTATACCTTTAAATCCACCAGTTTATCTTTTCTCTCAGACAACAAAATCTATTGAGGAATATCGTGAAGTTGAATTGATGCTAAGAAAAAGTCTTATTTCCAAAAATATCAATCCGGAACATCATTTGTTTGTTCATCACACCATTTGCAAAATTGTTGCTCGTCGTGCAAATTCACTTATTGATTTTGTAAAAAAATATGACGTTATTTTATTTGTTTCTGGTGAACATAGCTCTAACGGAAAACAATTATATCAGAAATGTATCCAACACAATCCTCGTTCTTATTTTATTTCCTCTCTCGCTCAAATTGATTTATTGATTCACGAACTTTTGACTGTCAATTCCATAGGAATTACTGGTGCTACCTCTACTTCTTTTAGACAAATGCAAGAAGTTAAGAACTATTTGCAACGAAAGCTTTCTTAG
- the ffh gene encoding signal recognition particle protein, which translates to MFERLIDRLDDAFRRLKGQARISEINIAETVKEIRRALIEADVSYKIAKEFTEKVKEKAIGQEVYKSVSPGQMFVKIVYDELVSLMGGTYTELKLKGNPPIVLLAGLQGSGKTTFAAKLAKFLKTKKSRNPMLVACDVYRPAAILQLKTLGEQIQVPVYSEDGIDDPIKIAKNAIQHAKTYGYNVVIVDTAGRTTIDQDMMNEIHTLHQLLQPSDTLFVVDSMTGQDAVNTARAFNDVLDYEGVVLTKLDGDARGGAALSIKAEVNKPILFASTGEKLDDIDIFYPDRMASRILGMGDIVSLVEKAKEQIDEEEARKLQKKIAKNQFNLDDFLKQLQQIKRMGNMKDLLAMIPGMGKAIKDIDFDDNTFKHIEAIIYSMTPEERQNPTILNGSRKLRIARGSGRTVEEVNRLLKQFEEARKLMHTLATGGIKKTKKH; encoded by the coding sequence ATGTTTGAACGATTGATTGACCGTCTCGATGATGCTTTTCGCAGATTAAAAGGGCAAGCACGTATATCCGAAATTAACATAGCTGAAACAGTTAAAGAAATCAGGCGCGCTCTTATAGAAGCTGATGTAAGCTATAAAATAGCTAAGGAATTTACTGAGAAAGTTAAAGAAAAAGCAATTGGTCAAGAAGTATACAAATCCGTATCACCTGGCCAAATGTTTGTAAAAATTGTATACGATGAATTGGTCAGTTTGATGGGAGGAACATACACTGAACTAAAACTCAAAGGAAATCCCCCGATAGTCTTGCTTGCAGGCCTACAAGGTTCGGGTAAAACTACTTTTGCTGCTAAATTGGCAAAATTTCTGAAGACCAAAAAAAGTCGTAATCCAATGCTTGTTGCCTGCGACGTATACAGGCCGGCCGCAATTCTGCAATTGAAAACTTTAGGTGAACAGATTCAAGTCCCCGTCTATTCTGAAGATGGTATTGATGATCCGATTAAAATTGCCAAAAATGCTATTCAACATGCAAAAACGTATGGTTACAATGTGGTGATTGTTGATACTGCTGGTAGAACGACAATTGATCAGGATATGATGAACGAAATTCATACGTTACATCAGCTACTTCAACCTTCTGACACTTTATTTGTCGTCGATTCCATGACTGGACAAGATGCAGTTAACACTGCTAGAGCTTTCAACGACGTACTTGATTATGAGGGAGTTGTTCTTACCAAATTGGATGGTGATGCTCGCGGAGGAGCTGCCCTTTCCATTAAGGCTGAAGTTAACAAACCCATTCTTTTCGCTAGTACGGGTGAAAAGCTGGATGATATTGATATTTTTTATCCAGATCGCATGGCATCCCGTATTCTTGGAATGGGCGATATCGTATCTCTTGTTGAGAAAGCTAAAGAACAAATAGATGAGGAAGAAGCTCGCAAACTTCAGAAAAAAATAGCTAAAAACCAATTCAACCTTGATGACTTCCTTAAACAACTCCAGCAAATTAAACGCATGGGAAACATGAAAGATCTTCTTGCCATGATCCCTGGGATGGGAAAAGCCATTAAGGATATTGATTTTGACGATAATACCTTCAAACATATTGAAGCTATTATCTATTCTATGACTCCAGAAGAACGTCAAAATCCTACCATCTTGAATGGTTCACGAAAACTGAGGATTGCTCGTGGCAGTGGAAGGACAGTTGAAGAAGTAAACCGATTGCTAAAACAATTTGAAGAAGCCAGAAAACTCATGCATACGTTAGCTACTGGTGGAATTAAAAAAACGAAAAAACATTAA